A single region of the Vicia villosa cultivar HV-30 ecotype Madison, WI linkage group LG4, Vvil1.0, whole genome shotgun sequence genome encodes:
- the LOC131598654 gene encoding uncharacterized protein LOC131598654, with product MSLGVLPAVRDEIQALRRVLQDVVMSRQLSDQPVWELENNNRFSVRSLYNRYVSAFIPFGPFVEFDDALILNWDTDVPFKIKIFGWRCLINRLPTRYLLEIRGMVSPNPRKCVSCDLDCETLDHLMINCCVARLIWREVAEWVDLSCGNSAGMKDSFMDWFTLCKGNKMKKRKESVFWAATCWSIWLLHNGIIFRGDEWNVYDTIWRIKALIWRWYFVGNITYPNCNFYEFCKDPVFFLS from the coding sequence ATGTCGTTGGGTGTGCTACCTGCGGTGAGGGATGAGATTCAAGCATTGCGTAGGGTTTTGCAAGATGTGGTGATGTCGAGGCAGCTGTCGGATCAGCCCGTGTGGGAGTTGGAGAATAACAACAGATTCTCGGTTCGCTCCTTGTATAACAGGTATGTTTCAGCTTTCATTCCGTTTGGCCCTTTCGTTGAGTTTGATGACGCATTGATTTTGAATTGGGATACCGACGTACCTTTCAAAATTAAGATATTCGGATGGAGGTGTTTAATTAATAGGCTCCCTACCAGATATCTCCTTGAAATTAGAGGTATGGTTTCGCCAAATCCGCGCAAGTGTGTTTCATGCGATTTGGATTGCGAAACTCTAGATCATCTGATGATCAATTGTTGTGTGGCGAGGTTAATTTGGAGGGAGGTGGCGGAGTGGGTTGATTTATCATGTGGGAATAGTGCAGGAATGAAAGACAGTTTCATGGATTGGTTCACCCTTTGCAAAGGCAAtaagatgaagaaaagaaaggaaagtGTTTTTTGGGCGGCAACTTGTTGGAGTATATGGTTGTTGCATAACGGTATTATCTTTAGGGGTGACGAGTGGAATGTTTATGATACGATTTGGAGGATTAAGGCATTGATTTGGCGGTGGTATTTTGTTGGTAATATTACATATCCCAATTGTAATTTCTACGAGTTTTGCAAGGATCCCGTATTCTTTCTGTCGTAG
- the LOC131594226 gene encoding UPF0496 protein At1g20180-like — MTCTRWLCSFQRSGRSRKECVEEDSLCKKPNVNEEYLQTFRTNSYMEICNKAQASNRSRLSSSCSTSSLPICMNLTESLLEPRQEIITNMTQNFKVHHLIVDYFNASLDACRCCDIILEGIHSTRLSYTRITRVVTLSKNVLNEFNDSTNGKTKKDIHKEVASFSSKLQNNRLSVISTMQFRDNHDRFIELLQRLTSKREKIKRKLALIRVCKKVGGIALVTSHGAILNAAAKGVFIMINDLDTMSRMVKRVNDEVEHKKMVADVCVKNVGSKCEILKQVMNEFSDYESRFLEQLEELEEHVYLCFLTVNKSRRLVMQQII, encoded by the exons ATGACATGTACTAGATGGCTTTGTTCTTTTCAAAGATCAG GTAGATCGCGAAAAGAATGCGTCGAGGAAGATAGCTTGTGTAAGAAGCCAAACGTAAATGAAGAATACCTCCAAACATTTAGAACAAATTCTTATATGGAAATATGTAACAAAGCACAAGCTAGCAACAGATCAAGACTCTCTTCTTCTTGTTCAACATCTTCTCTTCCTATATGCATGAATCTAACCGAGTCTTTGCTTGAACCCCGACAAGAAATAATAACCAACATGACACAAAATTTTAAGGTTCATCATCTTATAGTTGATTACTTCAATGCTAGCTTAGATGCATGTCGTTGTTGTGACATAATCCTTGAAGGAATCCACTCAACAAGACTTTCTTATACAAGAATCACACGAGTTGTTACGCTAAGTAAAAACGTGCTTAATGAATTCAATGATAGCACCAATGGAAAAACCAAGAAGGATATACACAAAGAGGTTGCTTCATTTTCATCAAAACTACAAAACAACCGTTTGTCGGTTATAAGTACAATGCAGTTCCGTGACAATCACGATAGGTtcattgaacttcttcaaagacTAACATCAAAGAgggaaaaaatcaaaagaaaattagCATTGATTAGGGTATGCAAGAAAGTTGGAGGAATTGCTCTTGTTACTTCACATGGTGCAATTCTTAATGCCGCTGCGAAAGGGGTATTTATAATGATTAATGATTTGGATACTATGAGTAGGATGGTGAAGAGGGTGAATGATGAGGTGGAACATAAGAAAATGGTTGCTGATGTTTGTGTGAAGAATGTTGGAAGTAAATGTGAAATATTGAAGCAGGTTATGAATGAGTTTAGTGATTATGAGAGTAGGTTTTTGGAGCAATTGGAAGAACTTGAAGAACATGTATACTTGTGCTTTCTCACTGTAAACAAATCAAGAAGACTTGTTATGCAACAAATtatataa